In a genomic window of Sporosarcina trichiuri:
- a CDS encoding protein adenylyltransferase SelO — translation MKTSAGWKFDNTYRRLPEAFFAEEIPEESAAPETVLLNLSLAASLGLQEDGLTAAVLSGSELPEGAEPIAEAYAGHQFGNFTMLGDGRALLLGEQLTPDGGRVDIGLKGSGPTAFSRGGDGLAALGPMIREYIISEAMQALGIPTSRSLAVTLTGHGVQRESVLQGAVLLRTASSFLRVGTFQYAAARQVDEDLKELADYAIARHYPEAAAADNPYEQLLVGVIGRQASLIAKWQLTGFVHGVMNTDNMTISGETIDYGPCAFLDVYDPDTVFSSIDRHGRYKYGNQPGIASWNLARFAETLLPLLADDREAAIRIAERQLARFGTLFEREWLQGMRAKLGLLDEQPDDEALAKELLLVMKESQADFTNTFRALTDSAMEPPAWFALPPFREWRNKWEARRSQQPAAEEAIRNRMRTSNPSVIPRNHQVEAAIAAAEQGDWQPVHALNRVLADPYAYSADQEPFTAAADPSVPYRTYCGT, via the coding sequence ATGAAAACAAGCGCAGGATGGAAATTCGATAATACGTACAGGCGTCTGCCTGAGGCATTCTTTGCAGAAGAAATTCCGGAAGAATCGGCAGCCCCTGAAACAGTACTGCTGAACCTATCGCTCGCGGCATCCCTCGGACTTCAGGAGGACGGCCTGACGGCGGCAGTGCTGTCGGGAAGTGAACTGCCGGAAGGGGCGGAGCCGATTGCAGAAGCGTATGCGGGTCACCAGTTCGGGAACTTCACGATGCTCGGGGACGGACGTGCGCTGCTGCTGGGTGAACAGCTGACGCCGGACGGAGGACGAGTGGATATCGGACTGAAAGGATCCGGGCCGACCGCGTTCTCCCGCGGAGGTGACGGCCTGGCGGCGCTTGGGCCGATGATCCGGGAATATATCATCAGTGAAGCGATGCAGGCGCTCGGCATTCCGACATCGCGCTCGCTGGCTGTGACGCTGACGGGGCATGGCGTCCAGCGGGAGTCTGTTCTGCAAGGGGCCGTCCTCCTGCGGACCGCCAGCAGTTTCCTGCGCGTCGGCACATTCCAATATGCAGCAGCCCGGCAGGTGGATGAGGATCTGAAGGAACTTGCAGACTATGCGATCGCCCGTCACTATCCGGAAGCTGCGGCAGCGGACAATCCGTATGAACAGCTGCTTGTCGGTGTCATCGGGCGGCAGGCGAGCCTGATCGCCAAGTGGCAGCTGACGGGGTTCGTACACGGCGTCATGAATACGGACAACATGACGATCAGCGGGGAGACGATCGATTACGGGCCTTGCGCGTTCCTGGACGTGTATGATCCGGACACCGTCTTCAGTTCGATCGATCGCCATGGCCGGTACAAGTACGGCAATCAGCCCGGCATCGCGTCATGGAACCTTGCACGATTCGCGGAAACCCTGCTGCCGCTGCTGGCGGACGATCGGGAGGCGGCCATCCGGATTGCGGAGAGACAGCTCGCACGTTTCGGGACATTGTTCGAACGGGAGTGGCTGCAAGGGATGCGGGCGAAACTCGGGCTGCTGGACGAGCAGCCGGACGATGAAGCCCTTGCCAAAGAGCTGCTTCTGGTCATGAAGGAATCCCAAGCCGACTTCACGAACACATTCCGGGCACTGACCGACAGTGCCATGGAGCCGCCGGCATGGTTCGCGCTTCCTCCATTCCGGGAATGGCGGAACAAATGGGAGGCCCGGCGCAGCCAGCAGCCCGCGGCGGAAGAAGCGATTCGAAACCGCATGCGGACGAGCAATCCGTCCGTCATCCCGCGGAACCATCAGGTGGAGGCGGCGATTGCCGCTGCGGAGCAGGGCGACTGGCAGCCAGTGCATGCGCTGAACCGGGTGCTCGCAGACCCGTATGCCTACTCGGCGGATCAGGAGCCCTTCACAGCCGCTGCCGATCCGTCGGTGCCATACCGGACCTATTGCGGAACCTGA
- a CDS encoding multidrug effflux MFS transporter, with protein MNTNIAEKPPLPTFWLVVLLGSLTAFGPLSMDMYLPGLPAVAADMGATTSLVQLSLTACLIGLGAGQLLFGPLSDIYGRRKPLVLTLAVYAIASLLCAFSEAIWPFILLRFVQGLTGAAGIVIARACARDLYAGHELTKFMALLSIVNGAAPILAPIAGGVILTYADWPVVFFVLAAIGFLMFAGTAGFLPDTLPPDQRAEKGVLAVFKTFSRLLKDRTFMGIALTQAFIMASMFAYIAGSPFVLQNMYSVSPQQFSLFFALNGLGIIAAAQLTGRLSHRFGERRFLFAGVLTSIAGGLLLLLAVAVEGPLALIAAALFFVVASVGLVSPSAFSLAMQQQGQSAGSASAFLGLLPFVGGAIVSPLVGLAGDQSAWPLALVILACSLLALVMYGGLVGGRRSTSD; from the coding sequence ATGAACACTAACATAGCTGAAAAACCGCCGCTGCCGACATTCTGGCTCGTCGTCCTCCTCGGTTCGCTGACAGCGTTCGGCCCGCTGTCGATGGATATGTACCTGCCCGGGCTGCCGGCTGTGGCGGCCGATATGGGAGCGACGACGTCACTGGTCCAGCTGAGCCTGACCGCCTGTCTGATCGGCCTCGGGGCCGGTCAGCTGCTGTTCGGCCCGCTCAGTGACATCTACGGGCGGCGCAAGCCGCTCGTCCTGACGCTGGCCGTGTACGCGATCGCCTCCCTGCTCTGCGCCTTCTCGGAGGCGATCTGGCCGTTCATCCTCCTGCGGTTCGTCCAGGGGCTCACCGGCGCAGCCGGCATCGTCATCGCCAGAGCCTGCGCCAGGGACCTGTATGCCGGTCACGAATTGACGAAATTCATGGCGCTGCTGTCGATCGTCAACGGGGCGGCGCCGATCCTCGCGCCGATCGCCGGGGGCGTCATCCTGACGTACGCCGACTGGCCGGTCGTGTTCTTCGTCCTGGCGGCCATCGGATTTCTCATGTTTGCCGGGACGGCAGGCTTCCTCCCGGATACGCTGCCGCCGGACCAGCGCGCGGAAAAAGGGGTGCTGGCCGTCTTCAAGACGTTCTCCCGTCTGCTGAAGGACCGCACGTTCATGGGCATCGCGTTGACGCAGGCGTTCATCATGGCCTCGATGTTCGCGTACATTGCAGGCTCGCCGTTCGTCCTGCAGAACATGTACAGCGTGTCGCCTCAGCAGTTTTCCCTGTTCTTCGCGCTGAACGGGCTGGGCATCATCGCGGCCGCACAGCTGACCGGGCGGCTGTCCCACAGATTCGGTGAAAGACGTTTCCTGTTCGCCGGTGTGCTGACCTCGATCGCCGGGGGACTGCTGCTTCTGCTCGCCGTCGCGGTGGAAGGACCGCTCGCATTGATCGCAGCGGCCCTCTTCTTCGTCGTCGCAAGCGTCGGGCTCGTCTCGCCTTCTGCATTTTCGCTCGCCATGCAGCAGCAGGGCCAGTCGGCGGGCAGCGCATCCGCGTTCCTCGGCCTGCTGCCGTTCGTCGGCGGCGCAATCGTGTCACCGCTCGTCGGGCTCGCGGGCGACCAGTCCGCCTGGCCGCTCGCCCTCGTCATCCTCGCCTGCAGCCTGCTCGCGCTTGTGATGTATGGCGGGCTGGTGGGTGGACGGAGAAGCACGTCAGACTGA